Within the Thunnus thynnus chromosome 23, fThuThy2.1, whole genome shotgun sequence genome, the region ATGTGAAAACTACACGTACATCATTCAAACATACAAGTGaagaaacaagtgaaaaaaaaaatccagtggaGAGGGATTTTAAATTTCACTGTGTAgtatcaataaagttttatctctCTGATCTTGCACCACATTTCATACCGTTGGAGTCGATCCTGCGTGGCCATCAGCTGCTCCTCGGCAGCTATCCTCTGCTGCGTCTCTTCATCTAGTCTGATGTTgagaagatttaaaaaaaaaacaaatcaatgaataTCTGTATGTTGTGTCACACCAGTCTCTCATCTTTAGAAAAAGTTTGATCCATACGACACCTTCGCTGCAGCTCTTTGACCTCGGCTATGTAGGCGTGACTGTCCAGCAGGCTACTTCTCTCCTGTGGGGCTCCAGGAGCACTGTGCACTTCCTCTGTACCCTGTGGGAGGAAAATGATTgttcatatatcatatatattaaaTCAAACATCCTGAAATATGACTGAACATTTGCTCTTTTAAAATCAGGTCTTGCAGTTTGTATTATCCCTTTTGCAAGCCAATAAAGATTCTAAACTGAATTGGATCAGACAGCTCTAATTTCTAATAATATCGTAGACACAACTATTTATTCTCAGTAATCAATACAACACAGAACTAAAAGAAGAAGTATTGCAAAAACCACAGAATATACTCTTTTCTGTTAGTCAGACAATACAAGCATATGTTTAGACCCTTACTTCTCTCTGATAGTGTTCCTGCTGAAGTTTGGGCTTATGACTGCGGGCTTCCTCCAACATGGCGGTGAGCTGTCGCAGTTGTTGGTCCCGCTCTGAGAGTGTAGTGAGGGTTTGCTGCTTCAGCTGCTCGGCTTGAGCCATCCAGTCAATACGCTCCAgcctaaacaaaacaaacagcacacagaTTCACAATAAATCGAAGGCTCTTTGTGTCATTTTGCTTTGTTAAAAACCGATAATGACAAAACGCCAGTGCTGTGCCTCACCTCAGTGTCTCTATTTCCTGTTTGCCCATTTCCACCACATTCTCTAGCTGTGCTATGACACCCAGCATTTCGTCATTTCTGTTCTTCTCCTCAAACAGCTCCTGGCTGACTTTAATCAGCTCTCCCGCTCCCAGCCGAGCCAGCTCTGACTTCTGCTTCTTGAGCTCAGACGTCTGAGTTTGAAGCTGCTCCAGCTACACGTCGACAGAGTGGAAGAAAGATTTACACAGCGAATACCTCAACTAACCAcatcattattaatatttccACCAGTAGATTTTTAATATATGTGTTTATCgctaaaatatttacatttatggcCAGACGTTTACTCACCAGTCTCTCCCTGTCATTCTGCAGGGCTTGTAGTGCATTCTTCAGGCCCCACACTTCTCCAGTGGAGCCTCCGGGGCTGCTGTGTGCTGCGTGGCCTCCTGCCTTGCTCATCTCTTCCAGCCTCAGGCTCAGTTCCCGGGCCTTGTTTTCTGCCTGATCTCTGCTGTCCTGGAGGGAGGCCATGGATTTAGCAAAGGACTGGTTCTCTGCTTTCAGCTGCGTTGtcacctctttctcctccagcagcttcTGTTCGACAGCCAGCAGGTCTCTGGCCAGCTCTGCCACCCTCTCCTGAGCGCTCTCTGACTCTGTCCTCATCACACCTCCCTCCCATCGCAGCTCAGCTAGTTCTTTGCTCTTGTTATCCTGGTCTTGCCTCTCCTTTAGTAGCCTCTCCTCCAAAGCCTCCACTTGCTCTCTAGCTGCTTGCAGCTGCTCTCTTAACTTCTCAACCTCTGCACCAGGTGCATCTTTCACCTGTGATACTGTCCTACTGTCAGCAGCCTGGTTAAGAGTCTCCCTCTCCACTTTACCTGCTTCTACTTCTGTCTCTCGGGCTTTGCTGACGCTCTTTAACTGACTTTCCAACTCCTCACGCTCCTTTTCCAGAGAGGCGATCCGCTCTCGCTGGGCTGCCAGAAGCTGTTTGTGTTGGGAGTCCTTCATGCTAAGAACTTGATTAAGTTCATCACGATAGCCGTGAAGCTGAGCAGACAGTTTGGCCTTTTCGGCATACAAGTCGTCTCTCTGGACCAGCAGAGAGCGCAGCTCTTCTTTCAGGCTGTTGTTCTCCCCTGCCGCCTCTTGGATCAAACCATCCTTCTCCATCATTACCTGAGGCACAATGCAAGTGTTACACTGGGGTATTGAAAACAAGCACCAAATATGttaatgtataaaaaaatgaaacatttttatacattacCTGCAGGTgtttctcctccagctgcttGTACATGTTGAggactctgtctctgtcatccTGCAAAGAGCCCATGGCCTTCATGAAAgagtccagtctggctttgctgttgttgctgtctTCCTCGGCCTTTCGCAGTTTTTCTTCCAGATCCCGCAAttcccctctcctctgctccagctcctcctcagcTTCTTGTGCTCTGCTGTCAGCCTCCTTTCTAGCCTCCTCTGCAGCCTGTGAGGTGAAACATGTGAATCGTGAGGAATTTGTAAAGAATCTTCTAGGAGAAATCTCATTAAACATTCCTGAAAGGGTAAAAAAAGTACATAGTATGTACAGTAGCTAAATGATAATGTTCTTACCTGAGTAACAGCTTGCTCCTTCTCCCCCAGCAGCTCCACttccctcctttccttctcATTTAACTCAGTCTGCAGGTTCTCTGTCAAGGCCTTGGAGGAGCGCAGGTCTGTCTCTAGTTGCTCCACGTTCAGACACAGCCGCCTCTCTTCCGCCTCCCTCTCCTTCAGCTCAGTCCTGGCCTGGTCAACTTCATCCTGCAGCCGACCTACAGCCTCCTCCAGAGCCCGGGTCCTCTGTTGCAGACTCTCCAGTTCAGTTTTGAGAGCATGGGCTTCATTTTGTGCAGACTGCAACTCAGCTGTGGTTTGCTGAAGCTTGCCCTTCTCCTCTTCAAGGGCGGCTTGGCTCTCTTTAACgttcttctcctcttctgctAGTCTCAGCTGCCAATCTTTATCTGCTTTCTCTagtctggaagaaaaaaaaaaaggcctcaTCAGATCACATCTTATAATGAGTTTTGTGCTTAACAGGTGCATTTAAGAAAGATAAGGAGATATTTTTTACCTGTCAACTGAGAGCTGGAGTTCTTCTTTCAGTGCAGATTCCTTCTGAAGTTGCTCCGCCAGTTCCTTGGCTCGTGTTTCAGCCTCCCGAACTTCAGCCTCCTTACCCTGCAGAGCATCGTTAAAGCGAGTCTCCCACTGCCGAGTCTCGTCCAAAACTCTGTCCCGGTCATCTTGCAGTGAGGACATGCAGCGCGAGAAGGCAGCTAACCTGGCGAGAGACTCATCCAGACGGGCCTGCATCTCCTGGGCTCGTCTCTCAGCTCCTTCTGCAATCTCTCTAGCCTCCAGGGtggcctcctcttccttttctctctctctgtctacagCTTCCAGTCTCAGCTCCATCTCCTTTAGTTCGGCTCCGAGCCTGAATCTTACCGAGTCCAGGGTTTGCTCTGCCTCAGCTTTCATTGCAGCTTCTTTCTTTTGGATGTTCTGTTCTAAAGTTGTTTTCTCGACTAAAACCTCACTTAACTGTTTCTGGGCTTCGTCCAAGTTGGATTTGCTACTAGCCAACTCTGCTTCAGTCCTTCTCAGGTCCTCAAGGGTTTTGGAAGTCTCCAGTTGAGACTGTTCCAGCTTGTTGTGGAGCTCATCGTGGCTCAGCTGCAGTGCCTTTGCTTCCCTACCCAGCTCACTGATCCTCTCCTGGTACTGGATGCTGTCCTTCTGCAGCTGACGGACCTCCAGCTGCTTTTCCCTCAACAGTTCCTCCAGCTGACGCGCTCTGCTCTGGCTGCCTTCTCTGACCCTCTGAGCAGACCTCAGCTGTTGTTCCAGTTCCCTCTGCTTTCCAGATTCTGCTTCAgcttcagctctctctctctgggctTGTCTCATGTCCTCTTCCAGTCTGGATGCTCGGTCACCCTCACTCTGAGCCTGGGCTTCAAGTTCGGCCCGCTCCCTCTCCAACTTCTCCACCTCCCTCTGAAGTTCAGCGAGGTGCTCCCTGTTGTCTGCTGCCTCTTGCTGGTAGCCAGCGATGCTCCCGTTGAGTTGGGCCAACTGGTTCATCAGACGCTCCTCCAGGTTATCTTTCTCAGTTTCAAGGCTTCTCAAGAGTTCTTTGAACTGGGCTTCCCTCTTTGAAGCCTCTTCAATTagacacttttctctctctttgctctcttGCAGGCACTTCTCTAGAGAGGCCATCAGACTCACTTTCTCTTTACTCTCCTCCAGGACTTGCTCAAGAGAGGACAGTTCAGCTTTGAGTTCAGCCTCCCTTTCCTGCCACTGTTCCCTCTCTTTATTAACAGCTGCCTCCATCTCCCTCGTTCTATCATCTAACAAAACTTGAGCACTTTCAGTCACATCTGCCACTTTGTTCTCTTCCACAGTAGGTTGCGAATGTGTTTCTGGTGCAGATACTGCACTTATTTGCTCATCTGGAGTCTCTTCTGGGATGAGGGGTGTTTCTTTATTGTCACATTGACTTTCAACAAGCTCTGTTTTGGTTATGTTTGATTGCTGGACAGTGACAACCTCTTCTACAACAGCTGCAGAGCTAAGGGTAGTAGCCTGAACTTCATCATtgtctttctctcctgtttTGGAAAGTTGTTCCCTCAACTGTTCAATCTGCTGCCCCAAAGAGTCTCTTTCTGCCGCTGTAGCATCCAACTCAGCTCTTAAAGCTCCAAGCTCTTCTTGAAGTCTGTCAAGCTCAACTCTGTGAGCCTTGTCCTCTCGTTTTATCGAAGGTCTTTCCTGCATCTCTCTGAGTCTCTCATTCTCCTCCTCTAACTCCAATAttttttgctgctttgttttgGCAAActttctcattttgtctttcacTGAATCCACCTCTTTCTGCGCCTCCTCCGTCTGCCTTTCAGCTTCCTGCCTCGCAGCCTCGTTTGTCCTCACTTTGGCCGCTAACTCTTGTCTCTCCTGCCTGGCAGCTTCCAGGACTCGTCTCACGCGCTCTGCCTCATCACTCACATTTTCATAGGACTTGAGCAGAGTCTCGTACTCATCCTTCATGCCTTGAACCTTTTCCTCCCATTCTCTGCACACCCTGGCAGACTCTTCTTTCGCCAACTCTACTTCTCTCGTACAGGCATCTTTCTCACTCAGTATCCCTTCCATGGCCAGTTTGAGGCTCTCACAGGATGATCCTAAGCTTTGGTTCTCCACTAGCATCCGGTCGACCTCGTCAATCAGTTTAACTCTTTCTGCTCTTAGCTTCTCCAGCTCATCTTCTGTTGACTCTAtcttctgctgcagctcagctaGGAGCTTTTCATTTGAAGCTAGTTGCTccttttgggttttgttttctttgagcGCCTCTTTGCGAGAGATCAGAGCTGCCTGAAGCTTTCGTTGAAGCTGCTGGATCTTTGCCTCactgtctttttcttcctcctgccTCTGTGGAACCTCAACCTCCAACCTCTGGGTTTTCTCTTGCTCAGCCTTTAGCTCTTCCTGTAAAGAAGCTATTAGTTGATCCTTCTCAGACACTGTATCCTGCATGGAGTGTATGAGAGTGTTCTGCTCGCTAAGCTGCTGGCTTAGCTCCATGATCTCGCTGTTCTTCTTGTCAAGAAACTGCTTGAAGTCTTCTACTTCAGCTTGAAGAGTTGCGATGGAGGTTTCAGAATCTGCAGGTGCTGCTTTGACTGCAGCTTCCATCTCTGCTTTCAAGGTTTCAGTATGAGACTCTGCTTGGCGATACTTTTCTCTGAGATCATTAATTTCCTCTGAGAGCGCATCAatctgtctttccttttctctaaGTGCTTGTAGCTCTTTGCCAAATTCCACCAATTCAGTCTCCTTCAGTGACAGGCTGGCTTGAGtttcctgcagctgcttctCTAGCTCTGTGTTTGCCATCCTCACAGTCTGAATCTCTTCTCTAAGAGCTTTCAAAGACTCTTCCGTTTGTGCGCCAGGAACCTCAGACTGCTCTGCAGGATGCTGAATCTGATCACTGGATTGCGGTTGTGATGAATCAGTCTCAGACGTAGCAAAATCCACCCAGTCCTCCTGGACCCAATCATTTCCTGCTGGCTTCTCCGAGTTTTCAGCCACTTGCTTGGTCTCATGGTGAGGCAGGTCTTCTCTCTCAGTGCTCACTTTTTCCTCTAATTCCCTCAATTTAGTAAGAAGAACTTCTCGCTCGCCGCTCTGCACCTCAAAACGCTCCATAAGCTCACTGTATTCTTCTTTCTGCTGCTTCAGCTGTTCACGGTGGTGCCTATCTTTCTCTTTCGCTTTATGGATGGTTTCTTTGCGAGATTCTTGAGTCTCCAGGACTTTCTTCTGAAGGGATTCACACTCTGCCTCGAGAGACGCCACTTGAGATTGCAACGCAGCCGTTTCAGAAGAAACGTCAGCCTGACGAGAGTTTTCAGCTTCTTCGTTTAGCTTTTTATTCAGAGCAAGCGTCTCAGCAAGAACTTGATCCTGTTGGCTAATTTTCTGCTCAAGAGTCTCAACTGCCTCATCTTTGGATCTTAAAGCTTGTTCCAGTTCCACGAGTTTAGCCTCCATTTCCTGAATCTCCTGTCCTCTAGATTTTTCTACTTCTGGAATATTTGCAGGAAGTTCTGGTTTCGCTGCGTCATCTTTTTCTTTCCGATTCTTCGCTTCCGCCTCAAAATCGGCAACCTTCTTCAAAAGCTCTTTCCGTTGCACAAGCGCCACCTGCAacttcttctttgtgtttgtcagcTGAGTTTCTAGCTGCCCTTTGACCTTTCGTAAACTAGTAAGTTCATCCTCTGCAGGAGCGGCTGAGTCTTCATCACTTACTTTCTGTTTCTCGTCTCTCACTTTCTCCAGCTCTACTATCTGCTCCTTTAGTTTGTTGACTTCACTGTCTACCATGAACTTGTCTTCCTCTGCTTGAAGGAGTTTAGCAGACATACTGTTATTAAGCTCCATCATCTCCTGCTCTTTCTGGCCGAGACGAAGCTGCAGCTCACAGATCTCAGAGTCCTTCTGTGACAAAGAATCATTGTTGAGATCTGATGTCCGGGAGTATTCTAACATGCTGCTTTCCATGTCTTGAAGCTTCCTTTCAAGCTCAGAGGAGAAGagctctctgtcctccagctgAGCACTCAGCATCCGGGCCTGACCTTCCTGTTCAGAGAGCGCTTGGTGGGCTGTTTCCAAATCTGTCTGCAGAGCCTGGATCTTCTGCTCCTTGGCCTCACTTTCACTGTTCAAAATGTCTAACTGTTCTTGTAGGAGCTGCATTTCAACACCGTGCTTCTCCACCACAGAGCTACTTTGCTGGGAAAGCTTGTCCAACTCTTCTTTGGCTGACTTAAGCTCTTCTGCAAAATCACTGGCTTGGGACTCGACCTCTTCCTTGGCAGCAGCAAGAgtctgtgtttcttcttccaGGCTCTTGATTTTCTCCTGTGACTCTGCAGTTAGCTCTCTGAGCCTCTGCAGCTCAGCCAAAAGTTCACTATACCTCTTCTGGAGTTCCTCAGCGAGAACTTGGGCAAAGACCTGACCAGAGGGCACATCTGTGGTGGAAGCGCTCTGAGTTAGTTGAACCTGGACCGTCTCTCGGATGACGACAGAAGAGGACTCAACTTGAACTGTGGAGGTTTCCTGCTCCATGCTTGTTGCCTCCCAtgactgcagctgcagctggccAAAGTCCTGCAGGATGGATGGCCACTCCTGGCCTCCATCTTGATTCACAGCTTCCAGGAGGGTCCAGCTGCTGTGAGCCACCTCTGAATCACTACTGGCGACCATCTCATCTGAGGAAGTCCCTTTGGATTCTTCTGGTGATTCAGACTGGTGTCCAATGAGCTCTGGGCTACTTTCATTATCAGCAGAAATGGAGAGGACAGAGGTGTCCTCAGCAACTAAGGTGGTCTCCTCTTCTTGTGTATCCTCCAAGCAGACAGGATGGGTTGCAGAAGTGTCATGGGGGGCCGTACTGGCATCCTGACACTGATCTGGAGTCCGATCGTAGTTTTCACCCAACGCAGCCTTACTGGAACTGCGCTCTTCAGCAAGTTGAAGAGACTCTTTCAAGGCAACCAGCTCATTGTCTTTTTCCAATAGTTGCTGCTCCAGTGCCAATATGTGTGCTGTGGAGGTCAACAAAGgtgaaattagaaaaaaatgtcaaaggcTTTTAAGCCTCAACAGCAAATAACTACTAGTAGTTTCAACAAATATTTTGTGTGCAAGAGCCCAAACAATGTAAGAGAAATTAAATCTCAGTCACAACAAACACATCAGTAGAGGATGTGTGCTACTAGCAGGACTCTGTTCAAAGTTCATGTGGTCAGCTTGTcattcagaaaataataataatacttaactagaaaaaaaaaacaattctagAAATAAAAGTTGCTATTTCTAACATCTTGGATAGTTTAGTTCAACACTTTtacacatttcagaaaaaaacaaatatatgatAAGTAAACCACTTTGGATTTTAAGGAGTTCAATAAAGAtaatcatttttgtcttttattatattgctaattaattatataataaGGACTATCAATTCAATCAGTCCACAAATTCGTACATAACAGCTGTATGGttctttgtatgtttgttttggcaCTAACTAGAACCAATGACTAATAAGTTTTATTCTGCTTTGATATTATgttattagattttattttggCTTATATAACCAACAAATCCCAACTTTTGTacctttttcagtttcagatgAAACCTGTGCTGATGATTCAGTCACGTCTCTTTCAGACATCTGAAAGagagatataaaaaaaattcattacattttgatAATAGGCAGGATGGAAACTTTGTGATTTactagagaaaaaaaatcctgttaaaGAATTGGGGAGATAAGTGTTTTTAAGAGCTCTATGCAGCTTCTATAATTGCTCTCACAATTTAAATCTATTTCAGCAGCACATACGGCTGCAGAGTGAGGTGAAGGTCGGCTGAGACAGACAGTCGTAACAGTGGATCAGTGCAGAAGGGATTACAGGACGCGCTTCCTCACTGAGTATCGCCCGTCTACGACCCTGCTTCTGTCCTGTCTGACACTGATGGAAATCACCCGACCAGACAGAATTTGTGACCAGGTGTAGGGGATGAGACTGACTGTCCTTCTCATAAAACAAAGGGTGAGAgtaaaaactgtgtgttttaataaaagaGCAAATGGCAAAGTTGTCTAAACTTGTAGATAGACTATTAAGAACTGCATTACTTCTTATACTCAGCTTATCCTAAGCTTTCAACACCTTGTTTAATCATATAAATAGAGACACACAGCATAACAGAACTCATTGCAAAAGGCACTGAGAAACTTTGATGTTTAAGCTTTGCAGCGATGATAAAGCAGAGTATCATGGAGCTTATTTAGGATTGTCTTTTGAAGCGCACATCTCAAGTCAAATAAGCTGCTAACATCTGGTATTTAACAGCTAATGATTCCCAAAATTTGCTTCAGTGTTTAAAGAGTACTGACTGTTTCAATTTGCTGCTCCAGCTGCTGTATCTTGGTGATGGACTCCTCGTTTTCACTGGTTCTTCTGTCTAGTTGTTCTGAAAATTTAGAGATGagataattattaaaaatgtcacaaaagaGACCATTAAAAAAACGGCTTATTGTAGATCAGATTAATGATCTCACCCTGAAGAGCTTCCATGGTGTGGGTGAGCTCGGCACAACGTTCCTCACTCTCGCTGCGTTCGTCTTTCAGCCTTGTCAGTTGTGTCTCAATGGACTGCATAGTGtccaggaagagagaaagatctGTCGGGACTGGATTTTCCTCTGATGGTTGTACGTCTTCTAGACCCAGAGATTGTAGATGTCTCCAAATCTCAGCCAAGATCTCACCCTTTTTCTGGGAATCTTCATGCTCCTGTCTAAGGGAATCCAGCTCTCTCTCTAGTTTATCTACTTCTGACTTCTCCCTTTCCACAGCGTCCCGGCTGGCTGCACACTCTGCCTCTCTCGTAGATGCAAGTTCTCTTTCAAGGCGAGCAATTTCCGCCCTGTCTCTCTCCGAAGCATCGTGGTTCGCTTGGACGGCTGCAAGCTCAGCCTCTTTCATCAAAGCCAGTTCTCTCTCCAACCTGACGACttccatcttctccttctccagaGCCTCCAGACTAACATGCTCTGCCTCTCTGAGGGAGGCAAGCTCACTCTCCTGCCTTGCAACCTccgttctctctctttccaggGCCTCCAGGCTGGTTCGGAGGGCTGCGAATTCTGCATCGGTTCTGCTGGACTGTTCGGCCCACtgctgcctctcctcctccctcagctTGACGGATGCAGACAGCTCCTGCTCCATCTGCCGGAACTGAGCAGTCAAGATCTGAGCAGAAAGAGAATCATcatcagagagaaaagaaagacatgagTGGGTGTGTATGCGTGGCTAAGCCAAACAATGCACAATAATGACGTGCCGTCAAGATGTAGGGCGTGTCTGTATAAACAGTTTTCCTTTCATTAGGCAGGAACAGTATTTAATCTATTAAACCATCTGTAAATATGTAGCAATATGCGGAAAAACCAACATACTATAAGTAGCTGAACAAATGGCATCTCGTACAACAGGATCTGTACCTGTTTTTGCTGATCAGCACTGCTGACTTCCTGCTGCAGCATTTCCAGCACTTGGGACCGAGAGTTCAAGGCCTCTTCAAGCTCTTCACACCGCCGCTGGGCTGCCTGCAGGGCCTGGGAAAAGACGAAAAATAAAGAGACTAAATGAGTGCATGAGAGAAagaatgtattttatgtgtggTAATCATCTGCACTTCCATTTGAGGATAAACTGcaacatttttgtgtttatccTCTTGAGATGAACTGAGGCAAATCCAGTTCTTTGCCAGTTatgaaacttttttaaaaagtgtttagtTGCAGTTTATGAACCATTTTTGGAGtaagtttctctctttttccttttaaaggTATTTTGTTGAGAATTGAGGGTCTACAGATAGAGTTTTATGTTGTATAGCTGCTAAAGCACTCTGAAGGAAATGATTTTGGACTATATAGATAAAAATGACGTGATACTGCTTTACAGGACAATATAATCTAATATCTAttatttaaaaatctaaaacaaataTTCTCCAATATTACTTAATGTCCTTATTGTTTCAAACTATCAACAAAAAAGGATTCATAAGATTATAGGCTGtaagaggaaaacagagaatGTCAAACAATTACAGACTGGGGATTCAGTCAGTCGGCAATAAATGAAGAAATCACAAATTAAGTAATCGATTATTTTAAAGAACTATTGGATCTTGCACCTGCTGAAGCTCGCCGTCACTCTGAGACTGCGTTGTGACCCTCAGCAGCTCTTCTTCATGTTTCTGTATCTGCTCCTGGAAACGCACGTCCTTCTCACAGATCACAGCCTGTAGTTTCCgcagctgaaaacacaaacacaatacattCAGACAACTCCCTCAGGACATTTAAACTTTTGTTACCAAAGAAGGACTATATGTAATTACATCTACGTCACCTGTTCAGCGTGAGCAGATTCCTTCTCTTGAAGGAGCTGTTCGGTGACCTGGAGTCGATCTTTAAGCTGCCTGCTGTTTGCTTCTTCCTCACTAAGCTTGTTATGGAGTTCATGGAGCTCGTCGCCTCCAGCTCCTGTAAAAGAACTGTCTGGGCTCTGGTGTAGACAAAACAGATGTTAAAGTCAGATAAAAAACTGAAGCGC harbors:
- the golgb1 gene encoding golgin subfamily B member 1 isoform X1 codes for the protein MLSRLATVLQELSGEEGTDGDSQGVLVPQLPAGEDQAPVESEVPEEALERLAHLEQLVVQLKELIRDKDAQLVEKDTDLANKDAQLKNEKEAAEARFTKLKLQAKAKMASLSKQISELKGQEGATSPDSSFTGAGGDELHELHNKLSEEEANSRQLKDRLQVTEQLLQEKESAHAEQLRKLQAVICEKDVRFQEQIQKHEEELLRVTTQSQSDGELQQALQAAQRRCEELEEALNSRSQVLEMLQQEVSSADQQKQILTAQFRQMEQELSASVKLREEERQQWAEQSSRTDAEFAALRTSLEALERERTEVARQESELASLREAEHVSLEALEKEKMEVVRLERELALMKEAELAAVQANHDASERDRAEIARLERELASTREAECAASRDAVEREKSEVDKLERELDSLRQEHEDSQKKGEILAEIWRHLQSLGLEDVQPSEENPVPTDLSLFLDTMQSIETQLTRLKDERSESEERCAELTHTMEALQEQLDRRTSENEESITKIQQLEQQIETMSERDVTESSAQVSSETEKAHILALEQQLLEKDNELVALKESLQLAEERSSSKAALGENYDRTPDQCQDASTAPHDTSATHPVCLEDTQEEETTLVAEDTSVLSISADNESSPELIGHQSESPEESKGTSSDEMVASSDSEVAHSSWTLLEAVNQDGGQEWPSILQDFGQLQLQSWEATSMEQETSTVQVESSSVVIRETVQVQLTQSASTTDVPSGQVFAQVLAEELQKRYSELLAELQRLRELTAESQEKIKSLEEETQTLAAAKEEVESQASDFAEELKSAKEELDKLSQQSSSVVEKHGVEMQLLQEQLDILNSESEAKEQKIQALQTDLETAHQALSEQEGQARMLSAQLEDRELFSSELERKLQDMESSMLEYSRTSDLNNDSLSQKDSEICELQLRLGQKEQEMMELNNSMSAKLLQAEEDKFMVDSEVNKLKEQIVELEKVRDEKQKVSDEDSAAPAEDELTSLRKVKGQLETQLTNTKKKLQVALVQRKELLKKVADFEAEAKNRKEKDDAAKPELPANIPEVEKSRGQEIQEMEAKLVELEQALRSKDEAVETLEQKISQQDQVLAETLALNKKLNEEAENSRQADVSSETAALQSQVASLEAECESLQKKVLETQESRKETIHKAKEKDRHHREQLKQQKEEYSELMERFEVQSGEREVLLTKLRELEEKVSTEREDLPHHETKQVAENSEKPAGNDWVQEDWVDFATSETDSSQPQSSDQIQHPAEQSEVPGAQTEESLKALREEIQTVRMANTELEKQLQETQASLSLKETELVEFGKELQALREKERQIDALSEEINDLREKYRQAESHTETLKAEMEAAVKAAPADSETSIATLQAEVEDFKQFLDKKNSEIMELSQQLSEQNTLIHSMQDTVSEKDQLIASLQEELKAEQEKTQRLEVEVPQRQEEEKDSEAKIQQLQRKLQAALISRKEALKENKTQKEQLASNEKLLAELQQKIESTEDELEKLRAERVKLIDEVDRMLVENQSLGSSCESLKLAMEGILSEKDACTREVELAKEESARVCREWEEKVQGMKDEYETLLKSYENVSDEAERVRRVLEAARQERQELAAKVRTNEAARQEAERQTEEAQKEVDSVKDKMRKFAKTKQQKILELEEENERLREMQERPSIKREDKAHRVELDRLQEELGALRAELDATAAERDSLGQQIEQLREQLSKTGEKDNDEVQATTLSSAAVVEEVVTVQQSNITKTELVESQCDNKETPLIPEETPDEQISAVSAPETHSQPTVEENKVADVTESAQVLLDDRTREMEAAVNKEREQWQEREAELKAELSSLEQVLEESKEKVSLMASLEKCLQESKEREKCLIEEASKREAQFKELLRSLETEKDNLEERLMNQLAQLNGSIAGYQQEAADNREHLAELQREVEKLERERAELEAQAQSEGDRASRLEEDMRQAQRERAEAEAESGKQRELEQQLRSAQRVREGSQSRARQLEELLREKQLEVRQLQKDSIQYQERISELGREAKALQLSHDELHNKLEQSQLETSKTLEDLRRTEAELASSKSNLDEAQKQLSEVLVEKTTLEQNIQKKEAAMKAEAEQTLDSVRFRLGAELKEMELRLEAVDREREKEEEATLEAREIAEGAERRAQEMQARLDESLARLAAFSRCMSSLQDDRDRVLDETRQWETRFNDALQGKEAEVREAETRAKELAEQLQKESALKEELQLSVDRLEKADKDWQLRLAEEEKNVKESQAALEEEKGKLQQTTAELQSAQNEAHALKTELESLQQRTRALEEAVGRLQDEVDQARTELKEREAEERRLCLNVEQLETDLRSSKALTENLQTELNEKERREVELLGEKEQAVTQAAEEARKEADSRAQEAEEELEQRRGELRDLEEKLRKAEEDSNNSKARLDSFMKAMGSLQDDRDRVLNMYKQLEEKHLQVMMEKDGLIQEAAGENNSLKEELRSLLVQRDDLYAEKAKLSAQLHGYRDELNQVLSMKDSQHKQLLAAQRERIASLEKEREELESQLKSVSKARETEVEAGKVERETLNQAADSRTVSQVKDAPGAEVEKLREQLQAAREQVEALEERLLKERQDQDNKSKELAELRWEGGVMRTESESAQERVAELARDLLAVEQKLLEEKEVTTQLKAENQSFAKSMASLQDSRDQAENKARELSLRLEEMSKAGGHAAHSSPGGSTGEVWGLKNALQALQNDRERLLEQLQTQTSELKKQKSELARLGAGELIKVSQELFEEKNRNDEMLGVIAQLENVVEMGKQEIETLRLERIDWMAQAEQLKQQTLTTLSERDQQLRQLTAMLEEARSHKPKLQQEHYQREGTEEVHSAPGAPQERSSLLDSHAYIAEVKELQRRLDEETQQRIAAEEQLMATQDRLQRHSQAKWHSTQEGDHSETAVFIEPSEGAVTRTRRGGPGLMRMLRVAFCSRQRTPLLFSLYLLTVHVLLLLCLGGYL